In the genome of Ktedonobacteraceae bacterium, one region contains:
- a CDS encoding RHS repeat-associated core domain-containing protein, with product MLVNERLPGGNKYYYLFDGLGSIVGLTASTGGEPNNYDYDPYGVILNETTNQPNPFQYAGGYFEKNTGLVKFGTRYYNPELGRWTQQDPVGSSVFDLNGSNRYVYAGDDPVNLTDTSGKVEVITEYGIGFFGILIPTGYDIIFSSTDLASLEGPGGDYIKEVLGAALSGAGVPGIVKDLILALVNFEILDLVIFSNIFCGGNGVTIYVSILFSPIPTLRCP from the coding sequence ATGCTGGTCAACGAGCGGTTGCCAGGAGGCAATAAATACTACTACCTCTTCGATGGCCTGGGATCCATTGTCGGCCTGACCGCTAGCACCGGCGGCGAGCCCAACAACTACGACTATGATCCCTACGGTGTGATCCTCAATGAAACGACCAACCAGCCCAATCCGTTCCAGTATGCAGGAGGCTACTTTGAGAAGAACACGGGCCTGGTCAAGTTCGGCACGCGCTATTACAATCCAGAGTTGGGCCGCTGGACGCAGCAAGACCCGGTGGGCAGTAGTGTGTTCGATCTCAATGGGAGCAACCGGTACGTCTATGCAGGGGATGATCCGGTCAATTTAACGGACACGAGTGGCAAAGTTGAGGTCATTACCGAGTATGGTATAGGATTTTTTGGCATTCTTATCCCTACTGGATACGACATAATTTTCTCGAGTACGGACCTTGCATCACTGGAAGGTCCAGGTGGTGACTATATTAAAGAGGTCCTTGGTGCTGCCTTAAGTGGTGCGGGTGTACCCGGCATAGTTAAGGACCTCATTTTGGCCCTTGTAAATTTCGAAATACTTGATCTGGTCATCTTTAGCAACATTTTCTGTGGAGGAAATGGTGTCACAATCTATGTGTCAATCCTTTTCTCTCCCATTCCGACTTTAAGGTGCCCCTAA
- a CDS encoding LuxR C-terminal-related transcriptional regulator yields the protein MDAPFEQPGSYHDADTTNPQDYTHMILYLLNVGQSLCGQTRGVLERLCQEVALATQQRARLLLRYQRFPDVADSSSSTMEVNFPVQFRDRTYGTVSIAADGTDPTRPALPLPVGHVLAQVCSWMLYAFEVTALLDGVPKATESSIDKTLTKREREVLALMCRGYDQKAIAKELGVTVATVSKHQQNIYEQLGVHNTHDALQVAFQAGLFSPLEEFLDSW from the coding sequence ATGGATGCACCGTTTGAACAGCCGGGATCATATCACGATGCGGATACTACTAACCCTCAAGATTATACACATATGATCCTCTATTTACTCAACGTGGGTCAGTCGTTATGCGGGCAAACTCGGGGAGTTCTTGAGCGTCTCTGCCAGGAGGTAGCGCTGGCTACTCAACAACGCGCTCGCCTGCTGTTACGCTACCAGCGGTTTCCTGACGTAGCGGATTCATCCTCTTCCACAATGGAGGTAAATTTTCCTGTGCAGTTTCGAGACCGGACGTATGGGACAGTGTCTATCGCAGCTGATGGCACAGATCCGACGCGCCCGGCGTTGCCCCTGCCTGTGGGACACGTGTTAGCTCAGGTGTGCAGCTGGATGCTGTACGCTTTTGAGGTGACGGCCCTCCTGGACGGTGTGCCAAAAGCAACCGAATCGTCAATAGATAAGACGCTGACAAAGCGCGAGAGAGAAGTGCTGGCGTTGATGTGCCGCGGGTACGATCAAAAGGCTATCGCCAAAGAGTTAGGCGTTACTGTGGCGACGGTGAGCAAGCACCAGCAGAATATTTATGAACAATTGGGGGTACATAACACCCATGATGCGCTCCAGGTAGCTTTTCAGGCCGGCCTCTTCTCTCCTCTTGAAGAATTCCTGGATTCCTGGTAG
- a CDS encoding kelch repeat-containing protein yields MAYCLNPKKKHKNREFASISSLTNTGTIALAEASAEKSPASVDAQVSCQYCKYLLEGALLGDCRVRRWIGSGAFGDVYEAEQLPPLQRRVAIKVMSIDQVLDVKAVELFAREVGAISKLDHPNILPVMRVGMLEDGRSYLVMKYAAHGSLQKYCQSTPQNFSLLPTAIPAEASAPLVDAPQVENQDTVAVNQQGSAYQDNQTITPLDPEQPERVAGEGAREILRSAQNDMQRTCHSERSEESQPDSITGHETIASSETSDLKEDSVEGDQMAVPQAAESTTLTPRLLLPYIEQASEALQYAHDHGIIHLDVKPANLLLDGDDRLMLADFGVSALLDGYTHASLHAYVGTPLYTAPEQWLEQPRAASDQYALAITCYQLLSGHAPFTGNLYSIMHGHLQIPPPPLREFNPLIPSEVEAVILRALAKEPGDRYKDMRSFARAYREALEEAASARTDTYSQLPALENIEQAGASKTAEEGATAFDPAEISTLPEPAATAIKAPAEKEITTVRPAGEFAGEAKVMVGQSGQSASRRGGRGRLIAPSADSPAPRPVYRTLALALLVLLLLGGAALGLVRVSQPCLLGVCPVMQLSTHEVNLVNDGSQPVRISNTGSSDLRWQASIVNSQNLAWLALSVSMGTLAPGKTAGFTIKAGTASLADGAYAAVVEVSGQNVAAQDIYVTVSVQKGLDAVSVENSGTQFLYTQGKLQPAIQKITIINKSIEALVFQVEYTETTWLTVTPDQGVLEPGKSTSLLVNVVNPQLLTPNNNYQTTVSLIGKLQSQKQAIELQRYDFVLDVPAPLTTPTPTVTATPPPQFSFPSFNAQAPVSTGAPATLRSGHSMVWDDYDNLVLVFGGIDGSGHLLNDLWSYSPETGQWKQLTPAGAAGACSNGDSGVPPPRMNAAMVWDSADQQVLLYGGLGANNHYLGDLWSFSLSTGAWTAIACSDNGPGVRATGAVWNGSQMLVLGGMNKYGLLSDFWAYTPGSNGGWQELATTTPLGQRTYSTMVWDSSDSRLYVFGGLDINGLQENDFYAYSASKGWSSITPKTSDNPLPRQQGIGAWDSRDHLLLLMGGWENGQSEPFWGLWAYDPKQNAWDLLTPLDSHGNHIIPGRTASTMVWDAADRRAYIYAGAGNGRYGSSLNDLWTIS; encoded by the coding sequence ATGGCATATTGTTTAAATCCTAAAAAGAAACATAAGAATCGTGAATTCGCCTCCATTTCCTCACTCACGAATACAGGCACGATAGCGCTGGCAGAAGCGAGCGCCGAAAAATCACCGGCCTCGGTCGATGCGCAGGTATCTTGCCAGTATTGTAAGTATTTACTCGAGGGAGCGCTGCTGGGTGATTGCCGGGTAAGGCGCTGGATTGGTTCGGGCGCATTCGGCGACGTATACGAGGCGGAACAGTTACCGCCATTGCAGCGTCGCGTGGCCATCAAGGTCATGTCCATTGACCAGGTACTGGATGTCAAAGCTGTCGAACTCTTTGCGCGCGAAGTGGGGGCTATCTCTAAGCTCGATCACCCTAATATTTTGCCTGTGATGCGCGTGGGGATGCTGGAAGACGGACGCTCCTACCTGGTAATGAAATATGCCGCTCATGGCTCGCTGCAAAAATACTGCCAATCGACTCCCCAGAACTTCTCTTTGCTGCCCACTGCTATTCCGGCGGAAGCTTCAGCTCCTCTTGTGGATGCGCCTCAGGTGGAGAATCAGGATACCGTGGCGGTCAATCAGCAGGGTAGCGCCTATCAAGACAATCAAACCATTACGCCTCTCGATCCTGAACAGCCAGAGCGGGTAGCTGGCGAGGGCGCGCGAGAGATTCTTCGCTCCGCTCAGAATGACATGCAGCGGACATGTCATTCTGAGCGGAGCGAAGAATCTCAACCCGATTCTATTACCGGCCACGAAACAATCGCCAGTAGCGAAACATCCGACTTAAAAGAAGACAGCGTCGAGGGCGATCAGATGGCAGTGCCGCAAGCAGCAGAATCGACGACGCTGACACCGCGGCTCCTGCTGCCATATATCGAGCAGGCATCGGAGGCCCTACAATATGCTCATGATCATGGCATAATTCACCTGGATGTCAAGCCTGCTAACCTGTTGCTCGATGGCGATGATCGCCTCATGCTGGCTGATTTTGGCGTTTCCGCGCTGCTCGATGGCTATACCCACGCCTCTTTGCACGCTTACGTCGGCACTCCTCTCTATACCGCGCCGGAGCAATGGTTGGAGCAGCCACGCGCCGCCAGCGACCAGTATGCGCTGGCCATCACCTGTTACCAACTGCTCAGCGGGCACGCTCCATTTACAGGCAACCTGTATTCCATCATGCATGGGCACCTGCAAATTCCTCCTCCTCCTCTACGCGAATTTAACCCATTGATCCCATCTGAGGTGGAAGCCGTTATTTTGCGCGCTCTTGCCAAGGAGCCGGGAGACCGCTATAAAGATATGCGCTCGTTCGCTCGCGCTTATCGTGAAGCCCTGGAAGAAGCGGCCAGTGCCAGAACAGATACCTACAGCCAGTTGCCTGCGCTCGAAAACATTGAGCAGGCAGGCGCTTCCAAAACAGCAGAGGAAGGAGCCACAGCTTTTGATCCCGCGGAAATCTCCACACTTCCTGAGCCGGCAGCAACGGCGATAAAAGCGCCCGCGGAGAAGGAAATCACAACAGTCAGGCCGGCGGGCGAGTTCGCGGGTGAAGCGAAAGTGATGGTAGGGCAATCAGGACAATCGGCGTCACGGCGGGGCGGTAGGGGCCGATTGATCGCGCCCAGCGCCGATTCACCGGCCCCGCGTCCGGTTTACCGCACGCTGGCCCTTGCGCTGCTCGTACTGCTGCTCCTGGGCGGTGCCGCGCTAGGGTTGGTGCGTGTGAGCCAGCCTTGCCTGCTTGGAGTCTGCCCTGTCATGCAGCTAAGCACACACGAGGTGAACCTGGTCAATGATGGCTCGCAGCCGGTCAGAATCTCGAATACGGGCAGTTCCGATTTGCGCTGGCAAGCATCCATCGTGAATAGCCAGAATTTAGCATGGCTGGCGCTTTCTGTATCTATGGGAACGCTTGCCCCGGGTAAAACAGCCGGATTTACTATCAAGGCAGGTACTGCAAGCCTGGCGGACGGCGCTTACGCCGCCGTTGTGGAGGTCAGCGGGCAGAATGTGGCCGCCCAGGATATTTATGTGACGGTGAGCGTTCAAAAAGGGCTGGATGCCGTCTCTGTAGAGAATAGCGGTACTCAATTTTTATACACCCAGGGCAAGCTGCAACCGGCAATACAGAAGATTACGATCATCAATAAGAGCATAGAAGCGCTCGTCTTCCAGGTAGAGTATACGGAGACGACCTGGCTGACGGTTACCCCTGACCAGGGAGTCTTAGAGCCGGGCAAGTCGACCAGCCTGCTGGTGAATGTGGTCAATCCGCAGTTGTTGACGCCAAACAATAACTACCAGACGACCGTGTCACTGATCGGTAAATTGCAAAGCCAGAAGCAAGCGATCGAATTGCAGCGCTATGATTTTGTCCTGGATGTACCCGCTCCATTGACAACGCCGACTCCAACCGTGACGGCAACGCCGCCCCCGCAGTTCAGTTTTCCCAGTTTTAACGCGCAGGCCCCCGTTTCGACAGGCGCCCCTGCTACGTTGCGTTCGGGACACAGTATGGTCTGGGATGACTATGACAATCTTGTACTCGTCTTTGGTGGCATCGATGGTAGTGGTCATCTGCTCAATGATCTCTGGTCCTACAGTCCTGAAACGGGACAATGGAAACAACTGACCCCGGCAGGCGCCGCGGGTGCTTGCAGTAATGGGGATAGCGGTGTACCGCCTCCACGTATGAATGCGGCCATGGTCTGGGATAGCGCGGATCAGCAAGTGCTGCTGTATGGTGGTTTGGGAGCGAATAATCATTATCTTGGCGACCTGTGGTCCTTTTCACTAAGTACAGGCGCCTGGACTGCCATTGCGTGTTCTGACAACGGGCCGGGAGTTCGTGCGACCGGTGCGGTATGGAATGGCAGCCAAATGCTCGTGCTGGGTGGGATGAATAAGTACGGCCTGCTCTCGGATTTCTGGGCGTATACTCCTGGCTCAAATGGCGGCTGGCAGGAACTTGCAACTACCACTCCCCTTGGCCAGCGTACCTACTCGACTATGGTCTGGGATAGCAGCGATAGCCGCTTGTATGTGTTCGGCGGGCTTGACATCAATGGCCTGCAGGAGAACGATTTCTATGCATACAGCGCAAGCAAAGGGTGGTCCTCGATTACGCCAAAGACATCGGATAATCCGCTACCCCGGCAGCAGGGCATTGGGGCCTGGGATAGCAGAGACCATCTTTTGTTGCTGATGGGCGGCTGGGAAAACGGTCAATCCGAACCTTTCTGGGGCCTCTGGGCATACGATCCCAAACAGAATGCCTGGGATTTATTGACTCCCCTGGACAGCCATGGAAACCACATTATACCCGGACGAACCGCGTCGACGATGGTGTGGGATGCGGCAGACCGCCGCGCCTATATCTATGCTGGCGCGGGCAATGGCAGGTACGGCAGCAGTTTGAACGATCTGTGGACGATCTCGTAG
- a CDS encoding GNAT family N-acetyltransferase, giving the protein MMTQNISDLHAAMEENFLAYFLLGLVPLPHFQLFSDPELTWAVSSKFPGWNTVLRTQLSSETAAARVQALVDSFKSNGRPLGWLVLPSSRPVDLPSHLLANGLKQVNNRPHMLVDLHTLPAWADESTVGEADADALGAALSGSEGNGADQSAVGAVNRPPRVPAGLLIERVNDGASFAQWYRATVAGFEMTLATAEIYYEAYTRAGFDPAGPFLHYVGYLDGEPVTSSTLLLTDNMAGIYDVSTAPAVRGRGLGTAITLLPLLEARARGYRYACLQSSPEGYNVYRGLGFETQYHERIFAI; this is encoded by the coding sequence ATGATGACACAGAACATATCTGACCTGCACGCGGCAATGGAAGAGAACTTCCTGGCTTATTTCCTGCTTGGCCTGGTTCCCCTACCCCATTTTCAACTCTTCAGCGATCCTGAGTTGACATGGGCGGTCAGCAGCAAGTTTCCAGGGTGGAATACGGTGCTGCGCACACAGCTCTCGTCTGAGACTGCCGCGGCACGAGTTCAGGCGTTGGTAGATAGCTTCAAGTCAAACGGCAGGCCTCTGGGATGGCTCGTCTTACCCTCTAGCCGGCCTGTTGATCTTCCCAGCCACCTGCTCGCAAATGGCTTGAAGCAGGTGAATAACCGTCCCCATATGCTGGTAGACCTGCATACATTGCCTGCGTGGGCCGATGAATCGACGGTGGGAGAGGCGGATGCAGATGCGTTGGGCGCTGCTTTGTCCGGGTCAGAGGGGAACGGGGCCGATCAATCGGCGGTGGGCGCGGTGAACCGGCCCCCACGGGTGCCGGCTGGACTGCTGATAGAGCGGGTTAACGACGGCGCGAGTTTTGCGCAATGGTACCGGGCGACAGTCGCGGGCTTCGAGATGACCCTCGCGACTGCAGAAATCTATTATGAAGCATATACGCGAGCTGGATTTGATCCCGCCGGGCCATTTCTCCATTATGTCGGCTACCTGGATGGGGAGCCCGTCACATCTTCCACCCTATTGCTGACGGACAATATGGCCGGTATCTACGATGTCAGTACGGCGCCTGCCGTTCGCGGTCGAGGATTGGGTACTGCCATCACGCTGCTCCCTCTTCTAGAGGCACGAGCGCGCGGCTACCGTTACGCGTGCCTGCAATCCTCGCCCGAGGGCTATAACGTCTATCGCGGGCTTGGCTTCGAGACACAATATCACGAGCGCATCTTCGCTATATAG
- the nagZ gene encoding beta-N-acetylhexosaminidase, with protein MDTYTNGMSLEEQIGQALMVGFWGTKPSQEIIDLITRYHVGNIILFSRNTGDTRQVLELTRSLQEIAKEAGHRYPLLIAIDQENGIVQRLGEAVTIFPGNMALGAIGSDEIAYEVARATGEELLALGINMNLAPVVDVNNNPANPVIGVRSFGENPRLVARLGAAMVRGYHAAGVISCLKHFPGHGDTATDSHLALPTIPHSLERLESLELVPFRRAIEAGTGSVMIAHVAFPALTQQEDLPATLSPAIVKGLLREHLGFNGVIISDCLEMQAISETFGVQRGAVMALQAGNDLVLVSHLYERQQGSFEAIRAAVEANELAPQVIRQAAERLLRLKASHLSWDRLPGVTKMPAIIGNEEHMQLQKRAYERLPVLVRSDAGLLPLRLNTGERILVIAPERYSMSMVEDRYYSDDILVDILRQYHTNVSMTRVPAGEASREALQGTRATDIFIVATVNAHMDEGQAEVVRQLVSSGRRVIGIAVRNPYDLLAFPQLRTYLVTYEYTRPALNAAARAIFGERQAYGHLPVSIPGLYPKDL; from the coding sequence ATGGACACCTACACAAACGGCATGAGCCTGGAGGAACAGATTGGGCAGGCGCTGATGGTTGGCTTCTGGGGAACTAAGCCTTCACAGGAGATCATCGATCTGATTACGCGTTACCATGTCGGCAACATCATCCTGTTCTCGCGCAACACCGGCGATACGCGGCAGGTGCTTGAATTGACACGGAGCTTGCAGGAGATCGCAAAAGAGGCCGGGCATCGCTATCCCCTGCTGATCGCTATCGACCAGGAAAACGGCATTGTGCAGCGATTGGGAGAGGCGGTGACGATATTTCCGGGCAACATGGCGCTGGGAGCCATCGGCTCAGATGAAATCGCCTACGAGGTTGCGCGTGCGACGGGCGAGGAACTGCTGGCGCTCGGCATCAATATGAATCTTGCCCCGGTGGTTGATGTGAATAATAACCCGGCTAATCCGGTCATCGGTGTCCGTTCCTTCGGAGAAAATCCACGGCTGGTGGCACGGCTTGGCGCCGCGATGGTGAGAGGATATCATGCCGCCGGCGTCATCTCCTGCTTGAAGCATTTTCCCGGCCATGGCGATACTGCCACTGACTCGCACCTGGCGCTGCCTACGATTCCTCATTCGCTCGAGCGGCTGGAAAGCCTGGAACTGGTGCCTTTTCGACGCGCAATAGAGGCCGGGACCGGCAGCGTAATGATCGCGCACGTAGCTTTTCCCGCGTTGACACAGCAAGAAGACTTACCGGCAACGCTCTCACCCGCCATCGTCAAGGGGTTACTGCGCGAGCACCTGGGATTCAACGGCGTTATTATCTCCGATTGCTTAGAGATGCAGGCGATTTCGGAAACGTTCGGCGTACAGCGAGGAGCGGTCATGGCGCTGCAGGCAGGCAACGACCTCGTGCTGGTATCGCATCTTTACGAGCGCCAGCAAGGGAGTTTTGAGGCGATTCGAGCGGCGGTAGAGGCGAATGAACTCGCACCGCAGGTGATCCGGCAGGCGGCTGAACGCCTGCTGAGGCTCAAGGCGAGTCATCTCTCATGGGATAGACTGCCAGGTGTGACAAAGATGCCTGCAATAATCGGTAATGAGGAGCATATGCAACTTCAGAAGCGGGCATATGAGCGCCTGCCGGTGCTGGTCAGAAGTGATGCTGGCCTGCTGCCACTGCGTCTGAACACTGGAGAGCGCATCCTAGTTATTGCTCCCGAGAGATACAGCATGTCGATGGTGGAGGACCGTTATTATTCAGATGATATACTGGTAGATATCTTACGGCAGTATCACACGAACGTCAGTATGACGCGCGTGCCGGCAGGCGAGGCATCCAGGGAAGCGTTGCAAGGCACGAGGGCGACAGATATTTTCATCGTAGCGACGGTCAATGCGCATATGGACGAGGGACAGGCGGAAGTGGTGCGCCAGCTCGTATCCTCAGGGCGGCGCGTGATTGGAATAGCGGTACGCAATCCATATGATCTGCTGGCATTTCCGCAGCTTCGCACCTACCTTGTGACGTATGAATATACGCGCCCGGCCCTGAATGCTGCCGCGCGCGCGATTTTTGGCGAGCGGCAGGCGTATGGGCACTTGCCGGTGAGCATTCCGGGGCTGTATCCGAAGGATTTATGA
- the murQ gene encoding N-acetylmuramic acid 6-phosphate etherase — protein sequence MERTLSALDTEKVNPATTEIDRVSPLEIVQIINAEDAKVALAVQQVLPDIARAIEAIAAKLRLGGRLIYTGAGTSGRLGALDASECPPTFNIAPDMVLACIAGGQQALDRAHEDFEDNWDAGQADLAALGVSQADVVVGITASGRTPYVRGAIAHANERGALTIGLVCNANTPLAQEVEILIAPLVGPEVISGSTRLKAGTAQKMVLNMLSTGAMILLGKTFGNLMVDVQATNYKLQQRALSIVKQATGLDNEAARTLLDYAGGEVKTAILVARASISPEQARERLAAHGNVLRAALEAVP from the coding sequence ATGGAACGCACCTTAAGCGCGCTGGACACCGAAAAAGTGAACCCGGCGACGACTGAAATCGACCGCGTGAGTCCCCTGGAAATCGTACAGATCATCAATGCCGAGGATGCGAAGGTTGCCCTGGCAGTGCAGCAGGTATTGCCGGATATTGCCAGGGCGATTGAGGCGATAGCCGCGAAGTTGCGGCTCGGTGGGCGTTTGATCTATACCGGGGCCGGTACCTCTGGCCGCCTCGGAGCTTTAGACGCCTCTGAATGCCCGCCAACCTTCAATATTGCTCCAGATATGGTACTGGCCTGCATCGCGGGTGGCCAGCAGGCATTGGATCGGGCACACGAGGACTTCGAGGATAACTGGGACGCAGGGCAGGCCGATTTAGCAGCACTCGGGGTCTCTCAAGCGGATGTGGTGGTAGGCATTACCGCCAGCGGGCGCACGCCTTATGTACGCGGCGCTATCGCACACGCGAATGAACGAGGCGCCTTGACGATTGGCCTGGTATGTAATGCGAACACGCCGCTGGCGCAAGAAGTCGAGATTCTGATCGCGCCGCTTGTTGGGCCGGAGGTGATCAGCGGCTCGACGCGTCTGAAAGCGGGCACGGCTCAGAAAATGGTGCTCAACATGCTCAGTACCGGCGCGATGATTCTGTTGGGGAAAACCTTCGGCAACCTGATGGTCGATGTGCAGGCCACAAACTATAAGTTGCAGCAACGTGCCCTCTCAATCGTAAAACAGGCAACCGGGCTGGATAATGAAGCTGCCAGAACGCTGCTGGACTATGCAGGAGGCGAGGTCAAAACGGCCATCCTGGTGGCGCGTGCCAGCATCTCGCCAGAGCAGGCACGCGAAAGACTTGCCGCGCATGGCAACGTGTTGAGAGCCGCATTAGAAGCCGTCCCGTAG
- a CDS encoding GntR family transcriptional regulator → MGAIYRNSPLPRYYQLKEIMKERIRSGEWKPGDLIPSERELGETYGISRMTARQAITDLVNEGLFYREQGKGTFVSQHKITQQLIQLTGFTEDIRARGQRPGTKVLSAEMAPADEATAERLRISQGTPIFRLRRLRLADDEPLAIELSQINFKGCERLLEEDLENNSLYRVLETRYGIPLMAADQELEAGLAGNEEAQLLKISVGSPVLFTRRVTYTERNQPVEYAKAIYCGHKYTFYTHMKREQLIP, encoded by the coding sequence ATGGGTGCAATTTACAGGAATAGTCCCTTGCCTCGCTACTATCAACTCAAGGAAATCATGAAGGAGCGTATCCGCTCCGGCGAGTGGAAGCCGGGCGACCTTATTCCGTCGGAGCGCGAGTTGGGGGAAACCTATGGCATCAGCCGGATGACGGCCCGCCAGGCGATTACGGACCTGGTTAACGAGGGGCTGTTTTATCGCGAGCAGGGCAAGGGAACGTTCGTCAGCCAGCACAAAATTACCCAGCAACTCATACAACTGACCGGATTCACGGAAGATATCCGCGCGCGCGGGCAGCGTCCCGGCACGAAAGTGCTTTCGGCTGAAATGGCTCCGGCGGACGAGGCGACTGCCGAACGGCTACGCATTAGCCAGGGAACGCCAATTTTCCGCCTGCGCCGCCTGCGACTCGCCGATGACGAACCCCTGGCTATTGAATTATCTCAGATCAATTTCAAGGGGTGCGAGCGGTTGCTAGAGGAAGACCTGGAAAATAATTCGCTTTACCGCGTGTTGGAAACGAGGTACGGCATACCGCTAATGGCTGCCGACCAGGAGTTGGAAGCAGGCCTGGCGGGCAACGAAGAGGCGCAACTGCTGAAAATTTCGGTGGGCAGCCCTGTACTTTTCACCCGCCGCGTCACCTATACGGAACGCAACCAGCCGGTCGAATACGCCAAAGCCATCTATTGCGGACACAAGTATACATTCTATACCCATATGAAGCGCGAGCAACTCATACCCTGA
- the nagA gene encoding N-acetylglucosamine-6-phosphate deacetylase, which translates to MRFTLRDARLIDATTDIAHGDITVAGTQIHALSHPGGSTGEADTIIDAAGMLVVPGFIDVHTHGGGGYSLHTTVADDIRNFARWVPETGVTSFLIAVVGVPGSMPEEQLKTAVHVLRTQTGGAEPLGIHLEGPYISVARRGAHQPSWLRMPDEPETEQLLALTDGCLRLVTLAPELPGATAMIRRLLEVGVTVSMGHTDATYEQAQEAIQLGISHVTHCFNAMRPLLHRAPGPLAAAAQAEGVYGEVIADGVHVHPAAVNALIKLLGPERTILITDALAAAGVSDASFDFAGQPARVINGAARLEDGTITGSILTMDQALRNVLLMTEVTLQQAIGMLTLNPACAARVSHRKGRLQAGYDADLLILDSSLTVQATICCGKVAFANDEWQERLAALNRDV; encoded by the coding sequence ATGCGCTTTACACTACGTGATGCTCGCCTTATTGATGCCACAACAGATATTGCCCACGGCGATATAACCGTTGCCGGCACGCAGATACATGCCTTGAGCCATCCTGGAGGCTCAACCGGCGAAGCTGATACCATCATCGACGCGGCGGGTATGCTGGTCGTGCCCGGCTTTATCGATGTACATACGCACGGAGGCGGTGGCTATAGCCTGCACACCACGGTTGCCGATGACATTCGGAATTTTGCGCGCTGGGTACCTGAGACAGGCGTCACCTCGTTTCTTATTGCGGTAGTAGGCGTGCCCGGCTCCATGCCTGAAGAACAGTTAAAAACCGCTGTGCATGTGCTTCGCACGCAAACAGGAGGAGCCGAGCCACTGGGGATTCACCTGGAAGGGCCTTATATTAGCGTGGCAAGGCGGGGAGCGCACCAGCCTTCCTGGCTGCGTATGCCGGATGAGCCTGAGACGGAGCAGCTCCTTGCCTTAACGGATGGTTGCCTGCGCCTGGTTACGCTGGCTCCAGAACTTCCGGGAGCCACGGCTATGATTCGTCGTCTTTTAGAGGTGGGTGTCACTGTGAGCATGGGCCATACCGATGCGACTTACGAGCAGGCGCAGGAGGCGATACAGCTCGGCATCTCGCATGTAACCCATTGCTTCAACGCCATGCGGCCCCTCTTGCATCGCGCCCCCGGTCCTCTCGCTGCTGCGGCCCAGGCCGAGGGTGTCTATGGAGAGGTAATCGCCGACGGCGTGCATGTTCATCCGGCAGCGGTGAACGCTTTGATAAAACTGCTGGGGCCGGAGCGCACCATCCTTATCACGGATGCCCTGGCGGCGGCGGGTGTTTCCGATGCCAGTTTCGATTTCGCCGGCCAGCCCGCGCGGGTTATTAACGGCGCCGCTCGTCTTGAAGACGGAACGATTACCGGCAGCATATTGACGATGGACCAGGCCTTGCGCAACGTGCTGCTGATGACAGAGGTGACACTCCAGCAGGCGATAGGTATGCTAACGCTCAATCCAGCTTGCGCTGCCCGAGTCTCGCACCGTAAAGGGCGCTTGCAGGCCGGTTACGACGCCGATCTGCTCATCCTCGATTCCTCGCTGACTGTGCAGGCCACCATTTGCTGTGGCAAGGTGGCATTCGCGAATGATGAGTGGCAGGAACGGCTTGCAGCGCTGAATAGAGATGTTTGA